The Candidatus Krumholzibacteriia bacterium genome contains a region encoding:
- a CDS encoding argininosuccinate synthase has protein sequence MPRYVLAYSGGLDTSVMLRWLQETHGAEVVTFTADLGQKQELRGVREKALATGASRAFVVDLRPEFVADYVWPSLKAGALYQGVYPLATALGRPLIAAHAVRIAREVGADAFVHGCTGKGNDQVRLEVGVRTLAPELRCLAPLRDWELRSREEEIAWARSRGIPISATLASPYSIDENLWGMAIEAGALEDPWTAPPADCWQLTVDPMAAPEPGVEVRLVFEAGVPVALDGEPLDGPALVEQLNTLAAAHGVGRLDVIEDRLVGIKSREVYEAPAAVVLHTAREALEQLVLDRETRRLKAALGQELARLVYDGQWFTPLRQAIAAFVDEAVRPLGGEVRLRLRRGTVVAVGRRSSQALYQHALATYSAGDSFDHRAATGFIELFGLAGRSTAAVRRQAEEAVEALQAATAHLDAGAAHVEAVAEKTVGGATAAGGAAANSAGSATVKAAGSAAANTAGSRVASTARPRRSGALR, from the coding sequence ATGCCACGCTATGTGCTCGCCTATTCGGGGGGCCTCGACACTTCGGTCATGCTCCGCTGGTTGCAGGAGACGCATGGCGCCGAGGTCGTGACCTTCACGGCGGACCTGGGGCAGAAACAGGAGCTGCGCGGCGTGCGGGAGAAGGCCCTCGCCACCGGGGCGAGCCGCGCCTTCGTCGTGGATCTGCGCCCAGAGTTCGTCGCCGACTACGTCTGGCCGAGCCTGAAGGCGGGAGCGCTGTACCAAGGCGTGTACCCGCTGGCCACGGCGCTCGGCCGGCCGCTCATCGCCGCGCACGCCGTGCGCATCGCCCGTGAAGTCGGCGCCGATGCCTTCGTGCATGGCTGCACCGGCAAGGGCAATGACCAGGTGCGCCTGGAGGTCGGGGTGCGGACGCTGGCACCGGAGTTGCGCTGTCTGGCGCCGCTCCGCGACTGGGAACTGCGCTCGCGGGAAGAAGAGATCGCTTGGGCCCGTTCCCGCGGCATCCCGATCTCGGCAACCTTGGCCTCGCCCTATTCGATCGACGAGAATCTGTGGGGCATGGCGATCGAAGCGGGTGCGCTCGAAGACCCCTGGACGGCGCCGCCGGCGGATTGCTGGCAGCTCACGGTGGACCCGATGGCAGCGCCGGAGCCAGGCGTCGAGGTGCGACTCGTCTTCGAGGCCGGCGTGCCGGTGGCTCTGGACGGCGAGCCGCTCGACGGGCCGGCGCTGGTGGAACAGCTCAACACCCTGGCGGCGGCGCACGGCGTCGGCCGTCTCGATGTCATCGAGGATCGCCTGGTCGGCATCAAGTCGCGCGAGGTCTACGAAGCACCCGCGGCGGTGGTGTTGCACACCGCCCGGGAAGCCCTGGAACAGCTCGTCCTCGATCGGGAGACGCGGCGCTTGAAGGCGGCGCTGGGACAGGAGCTGGCGCGGCTCGTGTACGACGGCCAGTGGTTCACGCCGTTGCGACAAGCGATCGCTGCCTTCGTGGACGAAGCGGTGCGGCCGCTCGGCGGCGAGGTGCGCCTGCGCCTCCGCCGGGGCACCGTGGTCGCCGTGGGCCGGCGGTCGTCGCAGGCGCTGTACCAGCACGCCCTCGCCACCTACAGCGCCGGCGACAGCTTCGATCATCGTGCTGCCACCGGTTTCATCGAGCTCTTCGGCCTGGCCGGGCGCAGCACCGCGGCAGTACGCCGGCAGGCGGAGGAAGCGGTGGAAGCGTTGCAAGCGGCGACGGCGCACCTCGATGCAGGGGCAGCCCACGTCGAAGCAGTGGCGGAGAAAACCGTGGGCGGTGCGACCGCCGCGGGCGGTGCGGCGGCGAACAGTGCGGGCAGTGCGACGGTGAAAGCCGCGGGCAGTGCGGCGGCGAACACTGCGGGCAGCCGCGTGGCGTCCACGGCCAGACCGCGCCGTTCGGGAGCGTTGCGTTGA
- the argB gene encoding acetylglutamate kinase → MHLDEVHSKPVPAGSQGATMGGMPTAGLELSSLTAAPARGVTVVFKYGGSVQEDATLARTWAHDLATLVRLGLRPIVVHGGGPELTRVMQRLGVEPRFVDGHRITDAETATLAEMVFARINKQIVALLARVGVRAMGISGSDGGLLQVRTHRPEGRDLGFVGAVEAVDPAPLLHLQQGGFVPVISPTATDACGQLHNINADFVAAAVAAAMHASELVFLSDVPGYLEDGHPVAILAASRAQALLRAGAVQGGMQPKLEAALQALAAGVPRVRLLDGRTPHIVLTALWSGASPGTVIVPAEATGAPGNTPPAPAWAGTLAARGAAVLVDSYTREPLELAGGAGCLVVDSAGKSYLDFGAGIGVSALGHGHPALVAALRGGASGLLHTSNLYWTEPMVGLAERLVDAAGMERAFFCNSGTEAVEAALKLGRKTRPGRKKIVVFQGGFHGRTFGSLSATMQENYQAPFRPLLEGFVAVPFGDFEAASAAIDTDTALVLVEPIQGEGGVRPAPAGFLAHLRASCDRCGALLVFDEVQTGLGRTGTFLAAQGDGVVPDAVTLAKALAGGLPMGALLARGEAARALGRGEHGSTFGGGPFVARAAHAVLDTVLAPGFLAGVRARGAELGARLALLATAWPEVVKEARGRGLMWGLELRQPRAPELVGALRELGFLGLQAGKNVLRLLPPLVVSAAEIDAAGAFLERGLVRLGGGDGAS, encoded by the coding sequence GTGCATCTCGACGAAGTGCATTCGAAGCCGGTGCCTGCTGGAAGCCAGGGCGCGACGATGGGTGGGATGCCGACCGCGGGGCTGGAGCTGTCGAGTCTCACGGCGGCACCGGCACGGGGCGTGACGGTGGTGTTCAAGTACGGCGGCTCGGTGCAGGAGGATGCGACGCTGGCCCGGACCTGGGCCCACGACCTGGCGACGCTCGTCCGGCTCGGCCTCCGGCCCATCGTCGTGCACGGCGGCGGCCCGGAGCTGACGCGCGTGATGCAACGCCTGGGGGTCGAGCCCCGCTTCGTCGACGGACACCGGATCACCGACGCCGAGACCGCGACGCTGGCGGAGATGGTCTTCGCGCGCATCAACAAGCAGATCGTGGCACTCCTCGCTCGGGTGGGAGTGCGAGCCATGGGGATCTCCGGCAGCGACGGCGGCTTGTTGCAGGTGCGTACCCATCGTCCGGAGGGGCGCGATCTGGGTTTCGTGGGCGCGGTCGAGGCCGTGGATCCGGCGCCGCTCCTCCACCTGCAGCAGGGTGGCTTCGTGCCGGTGATTTCGCCGACGGCCACCGATGCTTGCGGCCAACTCCACAACATCAACGCCGATTTCGTGGCGGCGGCGGTGGCGGCAGCGATGCACGCCAGCGAGCTCGTCTTCCTCTCCGACGTACCCGGCTACCTGGAGGATGGCCACCCGGTGGCGATCCTGGCCGCGTCACGGGCGCAAGCGCTGCTGCGTGCCGGCGCGGTGCAAGGCGGAATGCAGCCCAAGCTGGAAGCAGCGCTGCAAGCGCTGGCCGCGGGCGTCCCGCGAGTGCGCCTTCTCGATGGACGCACACCGCACATCGTGCTCACGGCACTCTGGTCCGGCGCCAGTCCAGGCACCGTGATCGTGCCCGCCGAAGCCACGGGCGCGCCGGGGAACACCCCGCCGGCTCCGGCATGGGCGGGAACGTTGGCGGCGCGCGGCGCCGCCGTCCTCGTCGACAGTTACACCCGTGAGCCCCTCGAGCTCGCCGGCGGCGCCGGCTGCCTCGTGGTGGACAGCGCCGGGAAGAGCTACCTCGATTTCGGCGCCGGCATCGGAGTGAGCGCCCTCGGCCACGGACATCCTGCCCTCGTCGCCGCGCTGCGTGGCGGCGCCTCCGGCCTCTTGCACACGAGCAACCTCTATTGGACCGAGCCCATGGTGGGGCTGGCGGAGCGGCTCGTCGACGCCGCCGGGATGGAACGTGCTTTCTTCTGCAACTCCGGCACCGAGGCGGTGGAGGCGGCTCTCAAGCTCGGTCGCAAGACGCGACCGGGCCGGAAGAAGATCGTCGTCTTCCAAGGCGGCTTCCACGGGCGCACCTTCGGCTCCCTCTCGGCAACGATGCAGGAGAACTACCAGGCCCCTTTCCGCCCCTTGCTCGAGGGCTTCGTCGCCGTGCCCTTCGGTGATTTCGAGGCGGCCTCGGCGGCCATCGATACCGATACCGCCCTCGTCCTCGTCGAGCCGATCCAAGGCGAAGGCGGCGTGCGCCCGGCGCCGGCTGGTTTCCTCGCCCACCTGCGTGCGAGTTGCGACCGCTGCGGCGCGCTTCTCGTGTTCGACGAAGTGCAGACCGGTCTCGGACGCACCGGGACCTTTCTCGCCGCCCAGGGAGACGGCGTGGTTCCCGATGCGGTGACGCTGGCGAAGGCGCTCGCGGGGGGCTTGCCCATGGGGGCCTTGCTCGCCCGCGGCGAAGCGGCGCGGGCGCTCGGGCGCGGGGAGCATGGATCCACCTTCGGCGGCGGACCCTTCGTCGCCCGAGCGGCGCACGCAGTGCTCGATACCGTGCTGGCCCCGGGATTTCTGGCGGGAGTGCGGGCTCGCGGCGCCGAGCTCGGAGCCAGGCTGGCGCTTCTGGCGACGGCCTGGCCGGAGGTGGTGAAGGAAGCGCGCGGCCGCGGCCTCATGTGGGGGCTCGAGCTGCGCCAACCGAGGGCCCCGGAGCTGGTGGGGGCATTGCGCGAGCTCGGCTTCCTGGGCTTGCAAGCCGGCAAGAACGTGCTGCGGCTGTTGCCGCCTCTCGTGGTGAGCGCCGCCGAGATCGACGCCGCTGGTGCCTTCCTGGAGCGTGGGTTGGTGCGGCTCGGCGGCGGGGATGGTGCGTCATGA
- a CDS encoding arginine repressor codes for MSALDKARRQRELLAVLREQVIHSQEELRRALRQRGFPVTQATLSRDLKELRVPCVPTAQGYRYAVDDTPVGVPAPTEAAPGRLQNVAAQEVTGVEANEVAVVIRTLTGRAQGVAVWLDGLRLPNLLATLAGDDAILVVPRHVQATDKLKSEIAAVLQWE; via the coding sequence ATGAGCGCTCTCGACAAAGCCCGGCGGCAGCGGGAGCTGCTCGCAGTGCTGCGCGAGCAGGTCATCCACAGTCAGGAGGAACTGCGGCGGGCTTTGCGGCAACGAGGTTTTCCGGTGACACAGGCCACTCTGTCGCGGGACCTGAAGGAGCTCCGCGTTCCCTGCGTGCCGACGGCGCAAGGATATCGCTATGCCGTGGACGATACGCCTGTCGGAGTGCCGGCGCCGACAGAAGCGGCGCCCGGGCGTCTGCAGAACGTGGCCGCCCAGGAGGTCACCGGGGTCGAGGCCAACGAAGTCGCCGTCGTGATCCGCACCCTGACCGGCCGAGCGCAAGGGGTGGCGGTGTGGCTCGACGGTCTGCGCTTGCCGAACTTGCTGGCGACGCTGGCAGGGGACGACGCGATCCTCGTGGTGCCGCGCCATGTCCAAGCCACGGACAAGCTCAAGAGTGAGATCGCCGCCGTGTTGCAATGGGAATGA
- a CDS encoding NUDIX hydrolase codes for MAETRIQEIYRGRVVRLVQESLTLPNGRAVTLEMVRHPGAAAIVPVDADQNVLLIRQYRHAAGGFIYEVPAGTLQPGEAPERCAARELVEEAGVRAGRLDLLGSILTTPGFTDEVIHLFLARDLEPAKQALDADEVLTVEKVPWARALQMCVQGELRDAKSICALMLADRRLGAAGVF; via the coding sequence ATGGCGGAAACACGAATCCAGGAGATCTATCGCGGCCGCGTCGTGCGTTTGGTGCAGGAGTCCCTCACTCTGCCCAATGGCCGCGCGGTGACGCTCGAGATGGTGCGCCACCCCGGCGCCGCGGCCATCGTCCCCGTCGACGCCGACCAGAACGTGCTGCTCATCCGCCAGTACCGCCACGCGGCAGGCGGATTCATCTACGAGGTCCCGGCGGGAACCCTGCAGCCGGGCGAGGCGCCGGAAAGGTGCGCCGCGCGCGAGCTCGTCGAGGAAGCGGGTGTGCGCGCTGGCCGGCTCGATCTGCTCGGCAGCATCCTCACCACGCCGGGCTTCACCGACGAGGTGATCCACCTGTTCCTGGCTCGGGACCTGGAGCCGGCGAAGCAAGCCCTCGACGCCGACGAAGTCCTCACGGTGGAGAAGGTGCCCTGGGCGCGGGCCTTGCAGATGTGCGTGCAGGGCGAGCTGCGCGACGCCAAATCCATCTGCGCCCTCATGCTCGCCGACCGCCGCCTCGGCGCGGCAGGGGTGTTTTAG
- a CDS encoding prolyl oligopeptidase family serine peptidase: MRSGLSYFWRCARRILPRLLVAAVGVWLAAPGAVDTAAAAKPGKGVPPPRLEARAWNDSLLPPSFSPADEPMALRGFPPDSLDDAKRPKLQATWAGTAPALDGRVGDWPVVRWHELRGGTTLLRGQWNGSSDAALDFALLWTAQGLVLGATLRDDTLVVGRENAPRVESVLLYLSSSSTLVQRYWAGSERAVRLCADGQLEAWTRWHNRRVALFDPQVLGTRGAARVQRDAGSGGKVAFELFVPWDLLFPALPHDEAALLVNVLVEDVDGGSEKLFAWVTRPGMVTVSKPGKVDTRKPGLVSAWARLQTGGGPAAGTWISSIGTRHWESGFPFEWSVWRFGATGETKPVVLAAGLHGERPLRVEVSSQPALVRYHGAPSVPAAWPRSRRLELDLGTPGAAPWRHDLVHLAPTRASLAAGLAEVSEPTKTAAKEPSRFPRPADIAVRLRKAEEMLARLGDWREVRAGERGILAARAAAWAGIENRLLESQVLRDLLLPAPDKAGQEQLLAALWPRRSSQGFPISVPFLRGQWSAPDGSLQPHAVYLSQAAAAGTPAPLLLVLHDLGENEMAPLEIPALLAAVEARGWIAVSPYARGDTGFELAGERDVLDVLQQCRSELPVDPTRLYVTGFGMGATGAWLLSLRHANLFAAAAIVSGYGDMDQPGIFQALAYQPEEIFFYETMNPARLVRPEVKTAFRVVHAEQDQRISVVHARVLAERLQEYGIAHEVVLPPTTLEGRALFESELGANLDFLAAHRRVTPGEVDATWQSGTGGPVASVFARGPFVVVRGTRSLPGAPVLAGPDSTHRREVTGPAADARTAQHFTEEWQSLFAGVPRVLDDTKVDAKLQATTNLVLVGDPRTNRVLAEVASKLPVHYQGDRFEVDGKSWSFNEAGIVFATAHPAVSGRTVVVLSGMPERLGGAGKSLLKLGADYVVVTDDHEVLAIGHFRGFGGKSRPPTGDSR, translated from the coding sequence ATGAGAAGCGGTCTTTCATATTTCTGGCGGTGCGCCAGGAGGATCCTGCCTCGTCTCCTCGTCGCCGCCGTCGGGGTGTGGCTCGCGGCGCCGGGAGCCGTCGACACGGCTGCTGCCGCCAAGCCCGGAAAAGGTGTCCCGCCGCCGCGCCTCGAGGCGCGGGCATGGAACGACAGCCTGCTACCGCCTTCTTTCTCGCCGGCGGACGAGCCGATGGCGCTCCGCGGTTTCCCGCCGGACTCGCTGGACGATGCCAAGAGACCGAAGCTGCAAGCGACCTGGGCCGGCACCGCGCCGGCGCTGGACGGCCGCGTCGGCGATTGGCCGGTGGTGCGCTGGCACGAGTTGCGCGGCGGCACCACCCTCCTCCGCGGGCAGTGGAACGGCAGCAGCGATGCAGCTCTCGACTTCGCGCTCCTGTGGACGGCACAAGGTCTCGTCCTCGGTGCGACGCTCCGCGACGACACGCTCGTCGTCGGTAGGGAGAACGCGCCGCGCGTCGAAAGCGTGCTGCTCTATTTGAGCTCGAGCTCGACGTTGGTGCAACGCTATTGGGCCGGCTCTGAGCGGGCGGTGCGCCTCTGCGCGGATGGCCAGCTCGAGGCCTGGACGCGCTGGCACAACCGGCGGGTGGCGCTCTTTGACCCGCAGGTGCTGGGCACGCGCGGTGCCGCCAGGGTGCAACGCGACGCCGGGAGCGGCGGCAAGGTCGCCTTCGAACTCTTCGTGCCCTGGGATTTGCTCTTCCCGGCCTTGCCTCACGACGAGGCCGCGCTCCTCGTCAACGTTCTGGTGGAAGACGTGGATGGCGGCTCGGAGAAGCTCTTCGCCTGGGTGACGCGTCCCGGCATGGTGACGGTGTCGAAACCCGGCAAGGTCGACACGCGCAAGCCCGGTCTCGTCTCCGCTTGGGCGCGGCTGCAGACCGGCGGCGGGCCCGCGGCAGGGACGTGGATCAGCTCGATCGGCACGCGGCATTGGGAGAGCGGTTTTCCCTTCGAATGGTCGGTGTGGCGCTTTGGCGCCACCGGAGAGACGAAACCCGTCGTCCTCGCCGCTGGACTGCATGGCGAGAGACCGCTCCGCGTCGAGGTGTCGAGCCAGCCGGCTCTCGTCCGCTACCACGGAGCCCCGAGTGTACCGGCCGCTTGGCCGCGGTCGCGACGCCTGGAGCTCGACCTCGGCACGCCCGGCGCGGCTCCATGGCGACACGACCTGGTGCACCTGGCGCCGACGCGAGCCAGTCTCGCCGCGGGTCTGGCGGAAGTGAGCGAACCGACGAAGACAGCGGCGAAGGAACCGAGTCGTTTCCCCCGCCCCGCCGATATCGCCGTGCGGCTCCGCAAGGCGGAAGAAATGCTCGCTCGCCTCGGCGATTGGCGGGAGGTGCGCGCCGGCGAGCGCGGTATCCTGGCGGCGCGTGCCGCGGCCTGGGCAGGAATCGAAAACCGGCTGCTCGAAAGCCAGGTGCTGCGCGATCTGCTGCTCCCGGCACCGGACAAGGCGGGACAGGAGCAGCTGCTCGCGGCGCTCTGGCCGCGGCGATCGTCACAAGGCTTTCCGATCTCCGTGCCCTTCCTGCGCGGCCAATGGTCGGCGCCGGACGGCAGCCTGCAGCCCCACGCGGTGTATCTCTCGCAGGCCGCTGCGGCGGGCACACCGGCGCCCCTCCTCCTCGTTCTCCATGATCTGGGGGAGAACGAGATGGCGCCGCTGGAGATTCCAGCCCTTCTCGCCGCCGTCGAGGCGCGGGGCTGGATTGCCGTCAGTCCCTACGCGCGCGGCGACACCGGCTTCGAGCTTGCTGGCGAACGGGACGTGCTCGACGTGCTGCAGCAGTGTCGGTCCGAGTTGCCCGTGGATCCGACCCGCCTCTACGTCACCGGCTTCGGGATGGGGGCCACCGGCGCGTGGCTGCTTTCCTTGCGCCATGCGAACCTCTTCGCGGCGGCGGCCATTGTCTCGGGTTACGGCGACATGGACCAGCCCGGCATCTTCCAGGCTCTGGCGTACCAGCCGGAGGAGATCTTCTTCTACGAGACGATGAACCCGGCGCGACTGGTGCGGCCCGAGGTGAAGACGGCGTTCCGCGTCGTTCATGCCGAGCAGGATCAGCGCATCTCGGTGGTCCACGCCCGGGTGCTCGCCGAGCGCCTGCAGGAGTACGGCATCGCCCACGAGGTGGTGCTGCCGCCCACGACGCTCGAGGGGCGGGCGCTCTTCGAGAGCGAACTGGGCGCCAATCTGGATTTCCTCGCCGCGCACCGCCGCGTGACGCCGGGCGAGGTCGACGCGACCTGGCAGAGCGGTACCGGCGGGCCGGTGGCCTCGGTCTTCGCCCGCGGTCCCTTCGTCGTCGTGCGCGGCACGCGGTCGCTCCCCGGCGCGCCGGTCTTGGCTGGGCCGGATTCCACCCACCGTCGCGAGGTGACCGGTCCTGCGGCGGACGCCCGCACCGCCCAGCACTTCACCGAGGAATGGCAATCGCTCTTCGCCGGAGTGCCGAGGGTGCTGGACGATACGAAGGTGGACGCCAAGCTGCAGGCGACGACGAATCTGGTGCTCGTCGGAGATCCGCGCACGAACCGCGTCCTGGCGGAGGTGGCGTCCAAGCTCCCGGTGCACTACCAAGGCGACCGCTTCGAGGTGGACGGCAAGTCCTGGAGCTTCAATGAGGCGGGCATCGTCTTCGCCACCGCGCACCCCGCCGTCAGCGGACGGACCGTCGTGGTGCTCTCGGGAATGCCCGAGCGTCTCGGCGGCGCGGGGAAGTCGCTCCTCAAGCTCGGGGCGGACTACGTCGTGGTGACCGACGACCACGAGGTCCTCGCCATCGGCCACTTCCGCGGCTTCGGCGGCAAGTCCCGCCCGCCCACCGGGGATTCGCGCTGA
- the argH gene encoding argininosuccinate lyase produces the protein MSDLWGGRFHEPMDQALRRFSSSFPVDRRLARQDLQGSRAHAEALAAAGFLPEAERQLLFEALQQLEGEIEAGTFPPEAAALESLPEDIHSAIETRLTELCGEAAKRLHAGRSRNDQVVTDVLLWLKEASAEVEEAVRGAARALVEQAEKHQSTWIHAYTHLQRAQPLSLAHHLLAHVEALRRDVERLVEARRRADRSPLGAGAGAGSSLPLDREATAHRLGFARVATHSIDAVADRDWAIEFTGACALIMTHLSRLAEELVLWSAPEFGLVTLGDAWCTGSSMLPQKRNPDVAELVRGKTARVHGRLLSLHGLLKGLPLSYNRDLQEDKEALFDAADTTRDCARLLAGALGSARFHPSRPVGLDFSAATDLAEELVRRGVPFRLAHERVGRLVAACESSGRGLAGATPAELREAGLDGLDPALLTPEGSVRAKRTLGSTHPAEIERALAAARAWV, from the coding sequence TTGAGCGATCTTTGGGGCGGTCGTTTCCACGAACCGATGGACCAGGCGCTACGCCGGTTCTCGTCCTCGTTCCCCGTGGATCGCCGGCTGGCGCGTCAGGACCTCCAAGGCAGCCGAGCCCACGCGGAGGCCCTGGCGGCGGCGGGCTTCCTGCCGGAAGCGGAGCGCCAGCTGTTGTTCGAGGCTCTGCAGCAGCTCGAGGGCGAGATCGAAGCGGGCACCTTCCCACCCGAGGCGGCGGCGCTCGAGTCGCTTCCCGAGGACATCCATTCTGCCATCGAGACGCGCCTCACCGAGCTCTGCGGCGAGGCAGCGAAACGTCTGCACGCCGGCCGCAGCCGCAACGATCAGGTGGTGACGGATGTCCTGCTCTGGTTGAAAGAGGCTTCGGCGGAAGTGGAAGAAGCGGTGCGGGGCGCGGCCCGGGCGTTGGTGGAGCAAGCGGAGAAGCACCAGTCGACCTGGATCCACGCCTACACACACTTGCAACGGGCCCAGCCGCTGTCCCTGGCGCACCATCTCCTGGCGCACGTGGAGGCGCTGCGACGCGACGTGGAACGTCTCGTCGAGGCTCGCCGGCGCGCCGATCGCTCGCCCCTCGGTGCGGGCGCCGGCGCCGGTTCGAGCCTGCCCCTCGACCGCGAGGCCACGGCGCACCGCCTCGGTTTCGCTCGCGTGGCGACCCACTCCATCGATGCCGTGGCCGATCGCGACTGGGCCATCGAGTTCACCGGCGCCTGCGCCTTGATCATGACGCACCTCTCCCGTCTCGCCGAGGAGCTGGTGCTGTGGTCCGCACCGGAGTTCGGCCTGGTGACGCTCGGGGATGCCTGGTGCACCGGGTCCTCGATGCTGCCGCAGAAGCGCAACCCCGACGTCGCGGAGCTCGTGCGCGGCAAGACGGCGCGAGTGCACGGGCGCTTGCTGTCGCTGCACGGGCTGCTCAAGGGTCTGCCGCTCTCGTACAACCGCGACTTGCAAGAGGACAAGGAGGCGTTGTTCGACGCCGCGGACACGACGCGGGATTGCGCGCGCCTGCTGGCGGGTGCTCTCGGCAGCGCCCGCTTCCACCCGTCGCGGCCGGTGGGGCTCGACTTCTCCGCCGCCACCGATCTGGCCGAGGAGCTGGTGCGCCGCGGCGTCCCCTTCCGTCTCGCCCACGAGCGCGTCGGCCGTCTGGTGGCCGCCTGCGAAAGCAGCGGGCGCGGCCTCGCCGGTGCCACGCCGGCGGAGCTCCGTGAGGCCGGCCTCGACGGCCTCGATCCAGCCCTCCTCACCCCCGAGGGCAGCGTCCGGGCCAAGCGCACCCTCGGCTCGACGCATCCCGCCGAGATCGAGCGGGCGCTGGCTGCAGCCCGCGCCTGGGTCTAG
- the argJ gene encoding bifunctional glutamate N-acetyltransferase/amino-acid acetyltransferase ArgJ has translation MSTSSPWAETDGLERPHAAAITAPQGFRAAGVHAGIRKKRLDLALLVSGGETSAAAVFTRNLAAAAPVLVSREHLRLSGGRARAVLVNAGNANACTGEPGLEAARRSVTAVAELLSLPVEQVLVASTGVIGQPLPLPRLLRALPHAVRALARSGGADAATAILTTDLREKEWVQRVRGKNGNYTLGGMAKGSGMIHPDMATTLAFVTTDAAVPAALLQDCLRRATDASFNRISVDGDTSTNDTIAVLANGASGVAVDPALPASVAAFEAALTEVLIELGKLVVRDGEGATKLIEVCVSGARDEGEALQVARTIAGSPLVKTAMHGADANWGRVVAAACRAGVALDPERLRVAFGDVVVLRPGFVARFSEAAARRALSREEVTLHIDLGLGGATAKTWTCDLSAGYVEINASYRT, from the coding sequence ATGTCCACTTCCAGCCCCTGGGCTGAAACCGACGGGTTGGAACGGCCGCATGCGGCGGCCATCACGGCGCCGCAGGGCTTCCGCGCCGCCGGCGTCCACGCCGGCATCCGCAAGAAGCGTCTCGACCTGGCACTCCTGGTGAGCGGGGGCGAGACCTCGGCGGCAGCGGTGTTCACCCGCAACCTCGCCGCGGCCGCACCGGTGCTGGTGAGTCGCGAGCACCTCCGCCTTTCCGGTGGACGGGCGCGGGCCGTTCTCGTTAACGCCGGCAACGCCAACGCCTGCACCGGCGAGCCCGGGCTCGAAGCGGCCCGCCGGAGTGTGACGGCGGTCGCGGAGCTCCTGAGCCTGCCGGTGGAGCAGGTGCTCGTCGCTTCCACCGGCGTGATCGGGCAGCCGTTGCCGCTGCCGCGCTTGCTCCGCGCGCTCCCGCATGCCGTGCGTGCTCTGGCTCGCTCCGGCGGTGCCGACGCCGCCACCGCCATCCTCACCACGGATCTGCGGGAGAAGGAATGGGTGCAGCGGGTGCGGGGGAAGAACGGCAACTACACGCTCGGCGGCATGGCGAAAGGCTCCGGCATGATCCATCCGGACATGGCGACCACGCTCGCCTTCGTCACCACCGACGCCGCGGTGCCGGCGGCGCTGCTGCAGGATTGTCTGCGCCGCGCCACCGACGCCTCCTTCAACCGCATCTCCGTGGATGGCGATACCTCGACCAACGACACCATCGCGGTCCTGGCCAACGGCGCCTCCGGCGTGGCGGTGGACCCGGCGCTTCCGGCCAGCGTCGCCGCATTCGAGGCCGCTCTCACCGAAGTGCTGATCGAGCTGGGCAAGCTGGTGGTGCGCGACGGCGAGGGCGCCACCAAGCTGATCGAGGTGTGCGTGAGCGGGGCCCGCGACGAGGGCGAAGCGCTGCAAGTGGCGCGCACCATCGCCGGCTCGCCACTGGTGAAGACCGCCATGCACGGCGCCGACGCCAACTGGGGGCGCGTGGTGGCGGCGGCCTGCCGCGCCGGCGTGGCGCTCGATCCGGAGCGCTTGCGCGTCGCCTTCGGCGACGTGGTCGTGCTCCGGCCGGGCTTCGTGGCGCGCTTCTCCGAAGCGGCGGCGCGCCGCGCCCTGTCGCGTGAAGAAGTGACCTTGCACATCGATCTCGGTCTCGGCGGGGCGACGGCGAAGACCTGGACCTGCGATCTCAGCGCCGGCTACGTCGAGATCAACGCCAGCTACCGCACCTGA